Proteins from one Pirellulales bacterium genomic window:
- the thiC gene encoding phosphomethylpyrimidine synthase ThiC, with amino-acid sequence MTQIELARAGQITPEMEFVARRESLEPELVRSEVARGRMVIPANIVHLTKRLEPMGIGIAARTKINANIGNSAVTSDVDAELEKLHTAVHFGSDTVMDLSTGKDIDRIRQAIIDASPVPIGTVPIYQMLEELGGNIEDMRPQHFLDMCEHQAKQGVDYFTVHCGVLLEHLHLTTRRVTGIVSRGGSLIAKWMMTHREQNPLYTHFDDLCEILRAYDVTWSLGDSLRPGSIADASDEAQFAELKVLGELTRRAWERGTQVMVEGPGHIPMDQIEMNVKRQIEWCHEAPFYVLGPLVTDIAPGYDHITSAIGAALAGWSGAAMLCYVTPKEHLGLPDREDVKQGVIAYKIAAHAADLARHRPGARDRDDALSRARFAFDWNEQFRLSLDPETARRMHDETLPQDVFKSAHFCSMCGPKYCSMKITEEIRAMSGEAVVGEPLPTANAGS; translated from the coding sequence ATGACCCAAATCGAACTTGCTCGTGCCGGACAGATCACGCCTGAAATGGAATTCGTCGCTCGGCGCGAAAGCCTCGAACCGGAGCTGGTCCGCTCGGAAGTCGCGCGCGGCCGGATGGTCATCCCCGCCAATATCGTGCATCTCACGAAGCGGCTCGAGCCGATGGGCATCGGCATCGCCGCCCGCACCAAAATTAATGCCAACATCGGCAACTCGGCCGTCACCAGCGACGTCGACGCCGAACTGGAAAAACTGCACACCGCCGTCCACTTCGGGTCCGACACGGTGATGGATCTTTCCACAGGCAAAGATATCGACCGCATCCGCCAGGCGATCATCGACGCTTCGCCCGTGCCGATCGGCACCGTGCCCATCTATCAGATGCTCGAAGAGCTGGGCGGCAATATCGAAGACATGCGCCCGCAACACTTCTTGGACATGTGCGAGCATCAGGCCAAGCAAGGGGTCGATTATTTCACGGTCCATTGCGGCGTGCTGCTCGAGCATTTGCACCTGACCACGCGCCGCGTGACCGGCATCGTCAGCCGCGGCGGCTCGCTGATCGCCAAGTGGATGATGACCCATCGCGAGCAGAACCCGCTCTACACGCATTTCGACGACCTGTGCGAAATCCTCCGGGCCTACGACGTCACCTGGAGCCTCGGCGACAGTCTCCGTCCTGGCTCGATCGCCGACGCCAGCGACGAAGCCCAATTCGCGGAACTTAAGGTGCTCGGCGAACTGACTCGCCGCGCTTGGGAGCGCGGCACGCAGGTGATGGTCGAAGGGCCGGGCCATATCCCGATGGACCAGATCGAGATGAACGTCAAGCGGCAGATCGAATGGTGCCACGAAGCGCCGTTCTATGTGCTCGGACCATTGGTCACCGACATCGCTCCCGGCTACGACCATATCACCAGCGCGATCGGCGCCGCCTTGGCCGGCTGGAGCGGCGCCGCAATGCTCTGCTACGTGACGCCGAAAGAACATCTCGGCCTGCCGGACCGTGAGGACGTGAAGCAGGGCGTGATCGCCTACAAAATCGCCGCCCACGCCGCCGACCTGGCCCGCCACCGCCCCGGAGCCCGCGACCGCGACGACGCCTTGAGCCGCGCGAGATTTGCGTTCGACTGGAACGAACAATTCCGCCTCTCGCTCGACCCCGAGACGGCAAGGCGGATGCACGACGAAACCCTCCCGCAAGACGTCTTCAAAAGCGCCCACTTCTGCAGCATGTGCGGCCCGAAATACTGCTCGATGAAGATCACCGAAGAAATCCGGGCGATGAGCGGGGAGGCAGTCGTGGGCGAACCGCTGCCGACGGCGAACGCCGGCAGCTAA